A single genomic interval of Alistipes provencensis harbors:
- the mobB gene encoding conjugal transfer protein MobB gives MVAKISVGSSLYGAIAYNGEKINEAQGRLLTTNRIYNDGSGTVDIGKAMEGFLTFLPPQMKIEKPVVHISLNPHPEDVLTDIELQNIAREYLEKLGFGNQPYLVFKHEDIDRHHLHIVTVNVDENGKRLNRDFLYRRSDRIRRELEQKYGLHPAERKNQRLDNPLRKVAASAGDVKKQVGNTVKALNGQYRFQTMGEYRALLSLYNMTVEEARGNVRGREYHGLVYSVTDDKGNKVGNPFKSSLFGKSAGYEAVQKKFVRSKSEIKDRKLADMTKRTVLSVLQGTYDKDKFVSQLKEKGIDTVLRYTEEGRIYGATFIDHRTGCVLNGSRMGKELSANALQEHFTLPYAGQPPIPLSIPVDAADKAHGQTAYDSEDISGGMGLLTPEGPAVDAEEEAFIRAMKRKKKKKRKGLGM, from the coding sequence ATGGTCGCAAAAATCAGTGTAGGAAGTTCGTTGTACGGCGCGATTGCCTACAACGGGGAGAAGATTAACGAGGCGCAGGGGCGGCTTCTCACCACCAACCGCATCTACAATGACGGTTCGGGAACGGTGGACATAGGCAAGGCGATGGAGGGTTTTCTCACCTTCCTGCCACCGCAGATGAAGATCGAGAAGCCGGTGGTGCATATCTCTCTCAACCCGCACCCGGAGGATGTGCTGACCGATATTGAGTTGCAGAATATCGCCCGCGAGTATCTGGAAAAACTCGGTTTCGGAAACCAGCCTTATCTTGTATTCAAGCACGAGGACATCGACCGCCACCACCTGCACATCGTGACGGTCAACGTGGACGAGAACGGGAAAAGGCTCAACCGGGATTTTCTCTACCGCCGCAGCGACCGTATCCGCAGGGAACTGGAACAGAAGTACGGATTGCATCCGGCAGAACGTAAAAATCAGAGATTGGATAATCCGTTGCGCAAGGTGGCCGCATCGGCAGGTGATGTGAAGAAGCAGGTAGGCAACACCGTGAAGGCTCTGAATGGGCAGTACCGTTTCCAGACGATGGGCGAATACCGTGCGCTCCTTTCCTTATATAATATGACGGTGGAGGAAGCGAGGGGCAACGTGCGCGGACGGGAGTATCACGGGCTGGTCTATTCCGTCACGGACGACAAGGGTAACAAGGTGGGCAACCCGTTCAAATCCTCGCTTTTCGGGAAGTCCGCAGGCTATGAAGCCGTACAGAAGAAGTTTGTCCGTTCCAAATCGGAAATCAAGGATAGGAAACTGGCAGACATGACGAAACGCACCGTCCTTTCCGTGCTGCAAGGCACTTATGACAAGGACAAATTTGTATCCCAACTCAAAGAGAAGGGCATCGACACCGTACTGCGCTACACAGAGGAAGGGCGCATCTATGGGGCTACCTTCATCGACCACCGCACGGGATGCGTGCTGAACGGTTCGCGCATGGGTAAGGAGCTTTCGGCGAATGCCTTGCAGGAACACTTCACCCTGCCATACGCCGGACAACCGCCGATACCGCTATCCATCCCTGTGGATGCTGCGGACAAGGCACACGGGCAGACCGCCTACGACAGTGAAGATATATCGGGCGGTATGGGCTTGCTCACTCCCGAAGGTCCGGCGGTAGATGCCGAGGAAGAGGCTTTCATCCGGGCGATGAAGCGCAAAAAGAAGAAAAAACGCAAGGGCTTGGGTATGTAA
- the mobA gene encoding conjugal transfer protein MobA, which yields MKEKRKSKSGRNPKLDPAVYRYTVRFNEEEHNRFLAMFGKSGVYARSVFLKAHFFGQPFKVLKVDKTLVDYYTKLSDFHAQFRAVGTNYNQVVKELRLHFSEKKAMALLYKLEQHTVELVKLSRRIVELSREMEAKWSQKSV from the coding sequence ATGAAAGAGAAAAGGAAAAGCAAATCAGGGAGAAATCCCAAACTTGATCCGGCGGTGTACCGGTACACCGTCCGTTTCAACGAGGAGGAACACAACCGTTTCCTCGCCATGTTCGGAAAATCGGGTGTCTATGCACGGTCTGTTTTCCTCAAAGCGCACTTCTTCGGGCAACCGTTCAAGGTGCTGAAGGTGGACAAGACGTTGGTGGACTATTACACCAAACTGTCGGATTTTCATGCACAATTCCGTGCCGTGGGTACGAATTACAACCAAGTCGTGAAGGAACTGAGGCTGCATTTTTCAGAGAAAAAGGCGATGGCGTTGCTCTACAAATTAGAGCAACACACCGTCGAACTCGTGAAACTGAGCCGCCGGATTGTGGAACTTTCAAGGGAAATGGAGGCAAAATGGTCGCAAAAATCAGTGTAG